DNA sequence from the Methanofollis formosanus genome:
AGGCATGCCGCCGACATTGTGGTGGCTCTTGATCCCGCCCTCGCTCTCGATCCGGTCGGGATAGATGGTACCCTGCAGGAGGTACTTCGCGCCGGTGGCCTTCGCCTCGCGCTCAAAGATCCTGATGAACCGCTCGCCGATGACCTTTCTCTTCTCTTCGGGATCGACGATCCCCTTCAGCGCCGCGAAGAACTCGTCGGCGGCGTTGACTCTCTTCACGCCGATATCACAGAAGACCTCGCAGATCCGCTCGCTCTCGCCCTTGCGCATCAGGCCGGTGTCCACATAGATGGGGATCAGGTTCTCCCCGATCGCCCGTGCCGCCAGCATCGCGCAGACCGAGGAGTCCACACCGCCGGAGAGCGCGACGACGACCTTCTCGTCCCCTGCCTCCCGTTTGATCTCATCGACTGCGCGCTCGATAAACTGCTCTACCTTGACCATTGCTCAACCTCTTTTTACTGGTGTTTCTGGTTCTTGTGTTCCATGCACGCCTTCACAAACCCGACATACGGCGGGGACGGCCTCGTCGGTCTCGACCTGAACTCCGGGTGGAACTGGGTCGCAAAGAAGAACGGGTGGGAGGGGAGTTCCAGGATCTCCATCCTGTTCCCGTTCGTCCCTGAAAAGACCAGACCGCCCTCTTTGAGTTCCTCGATATACCCGGGGTTCACCTCATAGCGGTGACGGTGCCGTTCGGTGATGTCCTTCTTCTGGTAGAGACTCCAGGCCCTGGTCCCCTGCGCCACTTCGACCGGATAGTTGCCGAGACGCATCGTCCCGCCGAGGTCGGTCACCTCCTCCTGCTCAGGGAGGATGGCGATCACCTGGGTGCCCTCGCCGAACTCCTCCGAGATCGCGTCCTCGTAGCCGAGGACGTCACGCGCGAACTCCACAACCGCCATCTGGAAACCCAGACAGATCCCGAGGAAGGGGATCTGGTTCTCTCTGGCGTACCTGACCGCAGCGATCTTGCCGGGCACCCCGCGCTTCCCGAACCCGCCGGGGATCAATACTCCATCCACTTCGGCGAGTTCTGCAGACTCATAGGTCTCGGCATCCAGCCACCTGATCTGCACCTCGGCCGAGAGGGACCGGCCGGCGTGCTTGAGGGCCTCCTTGATGGAGAGATAGACGTCCTCGATCCCGTACTTGGTGACGATCCCGATGGTCACCCGGTTGGTATAGTCCTCGGTGACGGTGCGGTACCACTCGGCGTCCACGCCGCGCTTTTCCAGGTCGAGGAGGTCGAGGACGACGTTGGCGGCCCCTTCCTTCTCAAGTTCCATCGGAACATGGTAGATGTCCGGGGCATCGGCCGCACTGACGACCGCGTTGAGCGGGACGTCGCAGAAGTCGGAGATCTTGCGGCGCGAGTGCATCGGAAGAACCCGGTCGCTCCGGCAGACGATGATGTCGGGACGCAGCCCGAGTTCGCGCAGCGCCTTGACCGAGTGCTGCGTCGGTTTGGTCTTGAGGTCGCCCATCGTGTCGGCCGGGACCAGGGTTACGTGCACCAGGGCCGTGTCATGCGGCGGGAGTTCGCCGCGCATCTGGCGCACCGCTTCGAGGAAAGGCATCGACTCGATGTCGCCGACCGTACCGCCGACCTCGACGAGGCAGACTTCTGCCCGGTGGCCGTTGTTCTCGAACTCCTCGGCCGTCCTGGTGATGCATGCCTTGATCTCGTCGGTGATGTGCGGGATGATCTGGACGGTCCCGCCCAGAAAGTCGCCCCGCCGTTCCTTCTCGATGACGCTCTTGTAGATCTTGCCGGTGGTGATGTTGTGGTTGCTCGTCAACTCGATGTCAAGAAAACGCTCGTAGTTGCCGAGGTCAAGGTCCACCTCGCCGCCATCGCTGAGCACGAAGACCTCCCCGTGCTGTGCAGGGTTCATGGTGCCGGCATCGATGTTCAGATAGGGATCGATCTTGATCGCCGTGACCTGATAGCCACGGTTCTTCAGGATCCTTCCGATCGATGCCGCCGTTATACCCTTGCCAAGGCCACTCATTACGCCGCCAGTAACGAATATATACTTCAAAACAAATTCCCCGCGGATATCGTCGTACCCATATCTATCTCATCAGGGGATTATAGTTGTTCGGCTACGGTGAACTGACGCTCTCCTGCACATCCCTTTTCCGTTGGCAAGACCGCGAGACGGCGCTTGATCTCTGCCATCTCATGAGCTGTGAAAACCCGTGCAACCCCCCAACTATCGCCAGGGGTGATGAACGTTTCATGACCTTGCACGAAGTCGATCTCATCCATGGGGATCCCGGCGGTGTCGGTCCATGATCCGACAAATGCCCTGGTTCATCTTCAGGGGAAAGCACGTCAGCGGCGCGTCAGGAACATGAGGTCGCCACGAAAAAGCGCCAGGACGATCGAGACTCTGCCCTCTCTCGCAGAGCGATCGCCGGGGACGGCGGGTTGCTCGATTTCTGGCCGTTCCCCCTGTCGCAAGGAGGCGGATCGAGGATCCTTCCGCGCCCCGGAGGACTGCGATGAGGGCTGCACATAGGCGGAGGATAGCAATACCCTCTTCATGGTCGTTGATGGTGCCTTCCCACCCCTATCTTCATCCCGGGGGTCCGGGGGCAGCGCCCCCAGCGCGATTGATATGGGAAGGCGTGATGATAGGTGTGGGGACTGATGCGAGATCAAAATGGCCGCCCCCAATCGTCGAGATTTCCCTGCCATCTCGCGCCGGGGGGGGGCGTGCCCCCCGGACCCCCACGACGAAGATAGCCGAGGGGCGGCATGATGCTCGACTTCGATTCACTCCTCGAACACAAGGAGGAGGATCAAGAATCGATCCCGTTCTGAGATGATATTTTCATCCCGTATGCTTGAGGCGTGCTTTCCCCTCATGAAAAATTCTACACGATCCGGAGATCCGCGTTCTCAGCCCTCCCTCTTCTCCGGCCCCATCACCGCGAACGACGCGGTGGTCCTGGCGAGCACCTGCCCCTCCTGATCGGAGACCTCGCCCTCCACGAAGATCACCCGGCGTCCTCTTCTCACCACCTCGCCCCTGGCCCTGAGCGTTCCGTCCCGCACGCCTGCAAAGAAACTCGTCGTCTCGGAGATCGTGGCGATCCGCTCGTCCTCCCCGAGGAGCGTGATGATGGCGAGGGCCATCGCCTCGTCTGCCAGGGCGGTGTAGACGCCGCCCTGCAGCCACCCGGCCCCATTGCGCATCTCCGGCCTGACGGTCATCGAGAGTTCGGCCCGGCCGTCCCCATATGAGACGGGATCGATCCCCATCAGGCCAAAAAAGGGATTGGCATCCCGGCCCCTCGCCTTGATCTCATCGAGATAACCCATGCTCCTGATCTCGCCTCGGGCCCGGATAATCCTTCTCACCGGTGGAAAAATGCCATATGGAAGGACTTCCTTCTCTTCACCATGGACACCGAAGAGAAAGAGATGTTCAAAGACCTGTTGTGGCTCAACGCCGTCATCGCAACCGAATTGATCCAGATCACCGAGAACACCTCTCAGATCCTCAGGAAACAGCCCCCACCGGACGCATGTCTGCGCGAGCACGGAGAAATGCGCGAGACCGCGATTGCAATCGCGGAAAAGTACCGCCCGGGCACGGCCCTCCCCGCCCACCTGCGCGGCCACCAGTGAATCCGCCGTGGGAGAGATGAGGAGGAAGGCGTGAAACCGAAAGCCACGTCGGAGGCCTGACCTTTTCTCTCTATCGTGACAGGACAACGGACACGAACACCGCCCCGTGCCGTCCCCCGTCCTATCCTTTCGCGAGATGGCAGAACAGATCCGGAGGTCATCCCAAAACTCTTCGGCCTTGATATGTGACGAGAAGACGTTTCAGAAGTACGGCTTCGTTCAAGAGATTGCTGCCGCCCCTTGGCTATCTTCGTCGTGGGGGGTCCGGGGGGTCTCCCCCCGGCGGGAGAGAGCAAGGAAACACGCTTTCTTCTCTCGGTGGGCGGCACGGCTGATCAGTCCAGATACTTTTGGGATATGCTCCCGGTGAAGGGGGACGGCATGGTTGGGGATCGTCATGCCGTTTTGTTTTTATGACCCCGGAGATAGAACCTGGACGGAAGAGTAGCGATCATCACTCCACGGGCTCATGCATGATGCCGTCCTCTGTCCTATCGTCTCGCGAAATGGCGGAACAGGTTCGGTGATGAGGGGACGGCACATCTGATCACCACGCCGTTCTGTTGGCATGACCCCGAAGATTGGAGTGGGACGGAAGAGGCGATCATCATTCAACAGGATCACGCGTGGCGCCGTCCCCGTCCTATCCTTTCGCGAAACGGCAAAAAAGTTCATGTAAAGGGGGGACGGCATCGTGGTCTGATCGTTACACTGTCCTGTATTCATGACCCCGAAGATAGACCACAAACGGGGAAGCGCGGATCGATTTTCAGTGAGAACACGCGCCCGTGCCGTCCCCTGGCTATCCTTTCGCGAGATGGCAGACCAGTCCGTGCGATTGAAGGCGGCGGCATGTTCTGATCAGTCCGCTTTCCTTTAAGCATGACCCCGAAGATAGACCACAAACGGAGGGCGGTCGATCTTTGTCGACGTCCCCCGCACTATCCCCTCGCGAAATGGCAGGAAAGATTCGATAACGGGGGGACGGCATGGCTGATCATTATGCTGTCCTGTTCTCATGACCCCGAAGATAAACTCTGGATGGTAATGGGCTGATCTATTTTAGCGGGATCACACATGGTGCCGTCCCCTGTCCTATCCCTTCGCGAGACGGCAGGAAAGATTCGATGATGAGGGGACGGCACAATGATCACCTCACTCCCCGTCGTCATGGCCCCTCAGATAGGAATGCCCGACCGCTCCCGTCACAGAGAACCATCATGAGGACTTCTTCGGACGAATCCACGAACACCCTTCACGCGTCCCCTCCCTTCATCACAAGAATAAAGTTATGAGAAACGCTCGCCCAACTACTGCTATGAAACTCGTACTCGCAATTGCGCCTGACAAGTTCCGCGACGAAGAATTCGAGGTACCGCAGAAGGTCTTCTCAGAAGCAGGAGTCGAAATGGTGGTCGCCTCCACCAGGGCAGGCACCTGCCAGGGGATGGTCGGGGCGATGGCAGAGGCGACGGCCGCCTTCGCCGACCTGAACCCTGCAGAGTACGACGGCATCGTGGTGGTGGGGGGCATCGGGTCGCAGGACCATCTCTGGACCGATGCCGACCTGAAAGGGTTCGTGCAGGAGTGTGCGAAGGCCGGGAAGGTCGTCGCAGCGATCTGTCTCTCTCCGGTCGTCCTGGCCCGCGCCGGCGTCCTGAACGGAAAGAGGGCAACGGTCTTCAAAAGTCCTGCTTCGGTACAGGAGATGGAACGGGGCGGGGCGACACTCGTGGAAGAGGGCGTCGTCACCGACGGGATGATCGTAACGGCCAACGGACCGGCGGTCGCCGGGGTGTTCGCGGAGGCTGTTCTCTCGGCTCTCTCCAGATAAACAGAGCGGCTGACCCCCTTGCAAGGGTTAACCGGGCCAAAATTTTATACAATCCGAAATATAATTTTCATCTGCGTGCCATCCGGATAATCCCGCATATCATGACTTGCATATTACAGAAGGCATATATGTGTTGCTGATTATCAAAACCTATCTGGACGCGGGAGCTGGTATACATTGGAAAGTTCGAAGTTAAACTCCCCGGATTCTGAGCTCTCTCTCTCCTCCCTGGCCATGGATCGGGCCGGTGACGGTGTCATGCTCATCGACCAGGAAGGCTCGATCATCTATGCCAACGAAATCTTCGGCACACTCTTCGGGCTTGCAATAGAGGGACTCGCGGGGCGCAGCGCTCTTGAGGTACTGGAGTCCGATCTCTCCCCACTCTTCGAGGACCAGATCGGATTTCAGAATCTGGTTGGGTCGATGTACCGGAAAGATCGGGAGACCAGTGGGAGAGAATGGGCCCTCACCAAACCGGGACCCCGTTGGGTGGCATACTCCAGCCACCTCGTCAGGAGCGGACCGCTCCAGGGAGTGCGGGTCGACATCTTCCGCGACATTTCAGAGCGGAAAATAGTAGAGAACGCCGTTAAAATCAGTAAAAAACGGAACCACGCACTGGTCTTATCATCCGCGGCCCCCTGTTGCACGACCGATACGACCCTCAGAATCACCTCTGCCAACGAGGCTTTCTACGACATTTTCGGTACCGAAAAGAGGGACGGTTGTTATCTCACCGACCTTATTCCCCCGGAGAGCGTCGCCCCGGTCGAGGATACCGTCCGATCCCTCACACCGGAAAAGCCGCGGCTTCCCATACAGAACCGGGACCGCGAGTGGATCGTTCACGGCATCTTCACCGACGAGGGCACCCTCGTTGAAATCCTCTGGATCTGGCAGGAAGACTGGTTCAAGGCCGGCGAACGGGTAAAGAAGATGCAGTGTCTGTACAACTTCGTACACCTCCTCCACAACGAGGAACTTCCTGAGGAGGAGACGCTCCTGAGAGGGGCGGAGATGATCGAGCGTTCGGTCCCCTGGATCCATGCCGTCGAGATCTCGGTTCCCGGCCGTCTCTCTGTGTCGGCGGGTGAAAAAGGGAAGGGAGCACGGGCCCCTCTCCCCATCGATGCCGGCGAAGGCCAGGACGGCAAGATGACCGTCTGGTACCAGAAGGAAGACCAGAAATCCACCTCCCCTTCATTCTTTCTTCTCGCCATAGCCGACGAGATCACCCTCTATCTCAGAAACAAAACCGCCCGGGAATCTGCCGAACGCTCCCGGGTCACCTACCAGACGCTCTTCGAGACGACCGGCACTGCCTCCTTCCTCCTCGGTCCCGGACTGGAGATCCAGATGGTCAACAGGGAGTTCTCCCGTATGTTCGGATACACCGAGGCCGAGATCCGGGACGGCATGTGCTGGCTCTCCTGTCTGGAAGAGGACGAGCGGGACATGGTCAGACACTTCCACCAGGCGCGGCTGAGCGATACGGGGGATGCACCCACCACCTATGAATGTCGCGCCTATGCAAAGGATGGGTCGTCGAAGAACCTCATCGTCAATGTATCCCTCATACCGGGTACCGACCTCTCAATCCTATCCCTGATCGATATCACCACAAAGAAAGAGACCGAACACGAACTCAGGGAGAGCGAACATCGCTACCGTCTCATCACCGAGAATGCCACCGACGTGATCTTCACTCTCGACCACGACCTCTGCTTCACCTACGTCAGTCCCTCGGTCCTGAAGATCACCGGCACACCTCCCGCGAGCGTGATCTCCAGGCCCATGGCCGACGTGCTCACGCCGGGATCGTTTGCACGGTTCCGAGACGCCGCCATAGAAGTCCTGGCACCTGGCGGGGAGCACGGGGAGAAGACCGTCTCTTCAAAGGTGCTTGAGATCGAAGCGCTCCGTGCTGACGGCAGCCCGCTCTGGGTTGAGGTGCGGATCAACTCCCTCCACGACGCCGAGGAGGGTGCGGCGATCGGCGTGATGGGAGTGATGCGGGACATCAGCGACCGCAAAGAGTCTGAAGAGCGGGAAACCCAGTATATCAGAGAACTCTCCTTCCTCTCCTCCGCAGCAGTG
Encoded proteins:
- a CDS encoding CTP synthase, coding for MKYIFVTGGVMSGLGKGITAASIGRILKNRGYQVTAIKIDPYLNIDAGTMNPAQHGEVFVLSDGGEVDLDLGNYERFLDIELTSNHNITTGKIYKSVIEKERRGDFLGGTVQIIPHITDEIKACITRTAEEFENNGHRAEVCLVEVGGTVGDIESMPFLEAVRQMRGELPPHDTALVHVTLVPADTMGDLKTKPTQHSVKALRELGLRPDIIVCRSDRVLPMHSRRKISDFCDVPLNAVVSAADAPDIYHVPMELEKEGAANVVLDLLDLEKRGVDAEWYRTVTEDYTNRVTIGIVTKYGIEDVYLSIKEALKHAGRSLSAEVQIRWLDAETYESAELAEVDGVLIPGGFGKRGVPGKIAAVRYARENQIPFLGICLGFQMAVVEFARDVLGYEDAISEEFGEGTQVIAILPEQEEVTDLGGTMRLGNYPVEVAQGTRAWSLYQKKDITERHRHRYEVNPGYIEELKEGGLVFSGTNGNRMEILELPSHPFFFATQFHPEFRSRPTRPSPPYVGFVKACMEHKNQKHQ
- a CDS encoding PaaI family thioesterase, encoding MGYLDEIKARGRDANPFFGLMGIDPVSYGDGRAELSMTVRPEMRNGAGWLQGGVYTALADEAMALAIITLLGEDERIATISETTSFFAGVRDGTLRARGEVVRRGRRVIFVEGEVSDQEGQVLARTTASFAVMGPEKREG
- a CDS encoding DJ-1/PfpI family protein, giving the protein MKLVLAIAPDKFRDEEFEVPQKVFSEAGVEMVVASTRAGTCQGMVGAMAEATAAFADLNPAEYDGIVVVGGIGSQDHLWTDADLKGFVQECAKAGKVVAAICLSPVVLARAGVLNGKRATVFKSPASVQEMERGGATLVEEGVVTDGMIVTANGPAVAGVFAEAVLSALSR